A genomic window from Peromyscus maniculatus bairdii isolate BWxNUB_F1_BW_parent chromosome 1, HU_Pman_BW_mat_3.1, whole genome shotgun sequence includes:
- the LOC102926334 gene encoding cytochrome P450 2B1-like, translated as MEASVLLFLTILVGFLLLLVKGHPKAHGRLPPGPRPLPLLGNLLQLDRRGLLNSFMLFREKYGDVFTVHLGPRPVVMLCGTEAIREALVDQAEAFSGRGTVAVVEPFLQGYGMAFSNGERWKVLRRFSVATMKDFGMGKWNVEERIKEEAQCLVEELQKFQGAPMDPTFLFQSITANIICSIVFGERFDYKDHQFLHLLDLIYQTFLLYSSFSSQVFELFSGFLKYFPGVHKQIFKNMQGVLDYIGQSVEKHRETLDPSNPRDFIDAYLLRMEKEKSNQHTEFHHQNLMISVLSLFFAGTETTSTTLRYGFLLMLKYPHVAEKVQKEIDQVIGSHRLPTLDDRTKMPYTEAVIYEIQRFSDIAPIGVPHKVTKDTLFREYLLPKNTEVYPILSAALHDPQYFEQPDTFNPDHFLDANGALKKNEAFMPFSIGKRICLGEGIARSELFLFFTTILQNFSVSSPVAPEDIDISPKETGFGKVPPIYQICFLAR; from the exons ATGGAGGCCAGTGTCCTGCTCTTCCTCACTATCCTTGTGGGCTTCTTACTGCTCCTGGTCAAGGGACACCCAAAAGCCCATGGCCGCCTACCACCAGGACCACGTCCACTGCCCCTCTTGGGAAACCTTCTACAGTTGGACAGAAGAGGCCTCCTCAACTCCTTCATGCTG TTTCGAGAAAAATatggagatgtgttcacagtgcACCTGGGACCGAGGCCTGTAGTCATGCTGTGTGGGACAGAGGCCATAAGGGAGGCTCTGGTGGACCAAGCTGAGGCTTTCTCTGGCCGGGGCACAGTTGCTGTGGTTGAGCCATTTCTACAGGGATATG GTATGGCCTTTTCCAATGGGGAACGCTGGAAGGTCCTTAGGCGATTCTCTGTGGCCACCATGAAGGACTTTGGGATGGGGAAGTGGAATGTGGAGGAGCGGATAAAGGAGGAGGCCCAATGTCTCGTGGAGGAGCTGCAGAAATTCCAGG GAGCCCCCATGGACCCCACCTTCCTCTTCCAGAGCatcacagccaacatcatctgCTCCATTGTCTTTGGAGAGCGCTTTGACTACAAAGACCACCAGTTCCTGCACCTCCTGGACCTGATCTATCAGACCTTCTTGCTCTACAGCTCATTCTCCAGCCAG GTGTTTGAgctcttctctggcttcctgaAGTACTTCCCTGGTGTCCACAAGCAAATCTTCAAAAACATGCAGGGAGTCCTCGACTACATTGGTCAGAGTGTGGAGAAGCACAGGGAAACCTTGGACCCCAGCAATCCAAGGGACTTCATTGATGCCTACCTTCTACGCATGGAGAAG GAGAAGTCGAACCAACACACGGAGTTCCATCACCAGAACCTCATGATCTCTGTGCTGTCTCTCTTCTTTGCTGGCACTGAGACCACCAGCACCACGCTCCGCTATGGCTTCCTGCTCATGCTCAAATACCCCCATGTTGCAG AGAAAGTCCAAAAGGAGATCGACCAGGTGATTGGCTCACACCGCCTACCAACCCTTGATGACCGCACCAAAATGCCTTACACTGAGGCTGTCATCTATGAGATTCAGAGATTTTCAGATATCGCCCCGATTGGTGTACCACACAAAGTCACCAAAGACACTTTGTTCCGAGAGTACCTGCTCCCAAAG AATACTGAAGTGTACCCCATCCTGAGTGCAGCTCTCCATGACCCACAGTACTTTGAACAACCAGACACCTTCAACCCTGACCACTTCCTGGATGCCAATGGGgctctgaagaaaaatgaagctttTATGCCCTTCTCTATAG GAAAGCGCATTTGTCTTGGTGAAGGCATTGCCCGCAGTGAGTTGTTCCTTTTCTTCACTACCATTCTCCAGAACTTCTCTGTGTCCAGTCCCGTGGCTCCTGAGGACATTGACATCAGTCCCAAGGAGACTGGCTTCGG